The following proteins come from a genomic window of Maribacter sp. HTCC2170:
- a CDS encoding ABC transporter ATP-binding protein has translation MNNILVTKEVTKQFGKHIALNKVSLEIPENSIYGLLGPNGAGKTTLIRIINQITHPDSGEVYFDGELLKPKHISVIGYLPEERGLYKSMKVGEQALYLAQLKGLSKSEAKKRLKYWFEKLDIGDWWNKKVQELSKGMAQKIQFIVTVLHEPKLLIFDEPFSGFDPINANIIKDEILNLKENGTSIIFSTHRMESVEELCEYIALIHQSEKILDGKLSNIKKEYKNNIYNVGLEVKNPDALLRELSGKFDLTASEINPLENQLDFTVQLPTNDSGEMLTFLANKANVNQFVETIPSANEIFIQTVQSKDANE, from the coding sequence ATGAACAACATTTTGGTTACTAAAGAGGTTACCAAACAATTCGGGAAACATATTGCTCTTAACAAAGTTTCCTTGGAAATTCCTGAGAACAGTATTTATGGCCTGCTTGGTCCTAATGGTGCTGGTAAAACAACATTAATACGGATTATCAACCAGATTACCCATCCAGATTCGGGAGAGGTGTATTTTGATGGTGAATTGTTGAAGCCTAAGCATATTTCTGTAATAGGCTATTTACCGGAAGAAAGAGGATTGTACAAGAGTATGAAAGTAGGCGAACAAGCCTTGTATTTGGCCCAGTTAAAAGGGTTGAGTAAATCTGAGGCTAAAAAACGGTTGAAATATTGGTTCGAAAAACTGGATATAGGGGATTGGTGGAACAAGAAAGTTCAAGAACTATCCAAAGGTATGGCCCAAAAGATTCAATTTATTGTTACCGTTCTCCATGAACCTAAATTGCTCATTTTCGATGAGCCTTTTAGTGGCTTTGATCCCATAAATGCAAACATTATTAAGGACGAAATCCTGAATTTAAAAGAAAACGGTACGTCCATCATCTTTTCGACTCATCGAATGGAATCGGTTGAAGAGCTCTGTGAATATATAGCACTGATTCATCAGTCTGAGAAAATTCTTGACGGAAAACTATCCAATATTAAAAAGGAATATAAAAACAACATCTACAATGTTGGGCTTGAGGTAAAAAACCCAGACGCCTTATTAAGGGAGCTGTCAGGTAAATTTGATTTGACTGCTTCTGAAATTAATCCACTGGAAAACCAATTGGATTTCACTGTGCAGTTACCAACCAATGATTCAGGTGAAATGTTGACATTTTTGGCCAACAAGGCCAATGTGAACCAATTTGTTGAGACCATTCCTTCTGCCAACGAGATATTTATTCAAACTGTTCAAAGTAAAGATGCAAATGAATAA
- the dnaJ gene encoding molecular chaperone DnaJ → MKEDYYEILGIDKNATAAEIKKAYRKKALKHHPDKNPGDAKAEELFKKSAEAYEVLSNPDKKARYDQYGHAAFEGGGGFGGGGMNMDDIFSQFGDIFGGAFGGGGGFSGFGGFGGGGQRRVKGSNLRIRVKLTLEEVANGVEKKVKVRRKMQAAGVTYKTCSTCGGRGQVTKVTNTILGRMQTAAACSSCAGSGQVIDNRPSDADAQGLKVNEETVSIKIPAGVEDGMQLKVPGKGNEAPGNGIPGDLLVAIETQDHATLKREGDNLHYDLYISISEAVLGTSKEIDAVGGKVRIKLEPGIQSGKILRLRGKGISSINGYGSGDLLVHVNVWTPKELNKEQKEFFERMSGNDNFEPKPEKSDKSFFEKVKDMFS, encoded by the coding sequence ATGAAGGAAGATTATTATGAAATATTGGGCATTGATAAGAATGCCACGGCCGCGGAAATAAAGAAGGCATACCGTAAAAAGGCTTTGAAGCATCATCCTGATAAAAATCCTGGTGACGCCAAGGCAGAGGAGCTTTTCAAGAAATCTGCGGAGGCCTATGAGGTACTTAGTAATCCTGATAAAAAAGCTAGGTATGATCAATATGGTCATGCTGCATTTGAGGGTGGCGGCGGCTTCGGCGGTGGCGGAATGAACATGGATGATATCTTTAGTCAATTTGGGGATATTTTCGGTGGAGCCTTTGGCGGCGGCGGCGGATTTAGTGGTTTCGGTGGCTTTGGTGGCGGTGGCCAGCGAAGGGTAAAAGGAAGTAACTTGAGAATCAGGGTGAAGTTGACTTTGGAAGAAGTGGCCAACGGTGTTGAAAAAAAAGTTAAAGTTCGCCGAAAGATGCAAGCGGCAGGGGTAACATACAAAACATGTAGTACTTGCGGAGGAAGAGGTCAAGTTACAAAGGTGACCAATACCATTTTAGGTAGAATGCAAACAGCGGCCGCGTGTAGTTCTTGTGCAGGTAGTGGACAAGTAATAGATAATAGGCCGAGTGATGCTGATGCTCAAGGTTTAAAAGTAAACGAAGAAACGGTATCTATTAAAATACCTGCCGGCGTAGAAGACGGCATGCAGTTAAAAGTTCCTGGTAAGGGGAATGAAGCTCCCGGAAACGGAATCCCTGGAGATTTGTTAGTTGCGATTGAAACACAAGATCATGCTACTCTAAAAAGAGAGGGTGATAATTTACACTACGACCTTTATATAAGTATTTCAGAAGCCGTTTTAGGTACCTCTAAAGAGATTGATGCCGTAGGCGGTAAGGTTCGAATTAAACTAGAACCGGGAATTCAATCTGGTAAAATATTGAGACTAAGGGGCAAGGGTATTTCCAGTATTAATGGTTATGGTAGTGGAGACCTTTTGGTGCATGTAAATGTTTGGACTCCTAAAGAACTTAATAAGGAGCAAAAAGAGTTTTTTGAACGAATGAGTGGTAATGATAATTTTGAGCCTAAACCAGAGAAATCTGACAAGTCATTCTTCGAGAAAGTGAAAGATATGTTCTCTTAA
- a CDS encoding nucleotide exchange factor GrpE, giving the protein MGKKDKAKEVNEPISEEQMNIDIENGQEGASKEEQNLSVEEKLQEELAKEKDKFLRLFAEFENYKRRTSKERMDLFKTAGQEVIVSLLPVLDDFERALKELSKSEDKEMFKGVELINGKLRETLKSKGMEDVGTKEGDTFDAEIHDAITQIPAPNKKLKGKIIDVVERGYKLGDRIIRHPKVVVGN; this is encoded by the coding sequence ATGGGTAAGAAAGATAAAGCCAAAGAGGTAAATGAGCCTATCTCTGAAGAGCAAATGAATATAGATATCGAAAACGGACAAGAAGGAGCTTCTAAGGAGGAACAAAATTTGTCTGTAGAGGAAAAGCTTCAAGAAGAACTGGCTAAGGAGAAGGACAAATTTCTTCGCTTGTTCGCTGAGTTTGAAAATTATAAAAGGCGCACATCCAAAGAAAGAATGGATTTGTTCAAGACTGCTGGGCAAGAGGTCATAGTCTCATTACTGCCTGTTCTAGATGATTTTGAACGAGCTTTAAAAGAATTGTCCAAATCGGAGGATAAAGAAATGTTTAAGGGTGTTGAGTTAATCAATGGAAAGCTACGAGAGACTTTAAAATCTAAAGGCATGGAAGATGTAGGAACTAAGGAGGGAGATACTTTCGATGCCGAAATACATGATGCAATTACTCAAATACCAGCACCAAATAAAAAATTGAAAGGCAAGATCATTGATGTAGTTGAAAGAGGGTATAAATTGGGAGATAGGATAATTCGTCATCCAAAAGTGGTTGTTGGAAACTAA
- a CDS encoding TIGR01777 family oxidoreductase gives MKLLITGATGLIGRAIVELSNKQGIPVNYLTTDRTKIVSNDNFNGYYWNPDQNEIDLSCFEGVTAIINLAGSSIAKKWTADNKNEILSSRINAIKTLNYALGKTDSKKITSFVSASAIGIYPSSLSHFYTEEELRIDDSFLGEVVHEWEKEIDTLEHFGIPFSKVRIGMVLSKDGGVLPELAKPIKSFVGSTFGNGKQWQSWIHIVDLARLFLFIVENQLCGTYNGVSPNPITHKKMVHEVAKVFNKPLLLPNIPWLFMKLVLGEMSYLLFASQRVSSKKIAEEGFAFEYPNFANALQQFYNGGYENNSVNDFETEDFLS, from the coding sequence ATGAAGCTATTGATTACAGGGGCAACAGGTCTAATAGGACGCGCGATTGTTGAATTAAGCAACAAGCAAGGCATTCCTGTGAATTATTTGACCACCGATAGGACTAAAATAGTTTCTAACGACAATTTCAATGGCTATTATTGGAACCCTGATCAGAATGAAATAGACCTTAGTTGTTTTGAAGGGGTAACTGCCATAATTAACCTAGCCGGATCAAGTATTGCAAAAAAGTGGACGGCCGATAATAAAAACGAAATTCTTAGTAGCCGAATAAATGCTATAAAAACTTTGAACTATGCTTTGGGTAAAACCGATTCGAAAAAGATCACATCATTTGTTTCAGCATCGGCCATTGGTATTTACCCAAGTTCATTAAGTCATTTTTATACAGAAGAGGAACTTAGGATTGACGATAGTTTTTTGGGTGAGGTAGTTCATGAATGGGAAAAGGAAATTGATACATTGGAACACTTCGGGATTCCTTTTTCAAAAGTAAGAATAGGGATGGTGCTGTCTAAAGATGGAGGTGTATTACCAGAATTGGCAAAACCAATAAAATCCTTTGTTGGGTCAACTTTTGGTAATGGTAAACAATGGCAGTCATGGATTCATATAGTCGATTTGGCCAGACTATTTTTATTTATCGTTGAAAACCAGTTATGTGGTACATACAATGGGGTAAGTCCAAACCCGATAACGCACAAGAAAATGGTCCATGAAGTTGCTAAGGTATTCAATAAGCCGCTTCTTTTGCCTAATATTCCTTGGCTTTTCATGAAATTGGTACTTGGGGAAATGTCCTATTTGCTTTTTGCCAGTCAAAGAGTGAGTAGTAAAAAAATAGCTGAGGAAGGTTTTGCGTTCGAGTACCCCAATTTTGCAAATGCACTTCAACAATTTTATAATGGTGGGTATGAAAATAATTCAGTCAATGACTTTGAGACTGAAGATTTTTTATCATGA
- the mnmD gene encoding tRNA (5-methylaminomethyl-2-thiouridine)(34)-methyltransferase MnmD, protein MQREIITTADGSKTIQIKDWNEQYHSKHGAIQEAYHVFIKHGLNLFKNQDLHILEIGFGTGLNAFITFLEASKLGLKINYRGIEAYPVSQEELSLLNYVSELKAQDYNDAFKQMHETDWEKNVSISKTFELHKEQCDFKQVKYQHSYDLVYFDAFGARVQPELWTEEVFEIMFIALKKGGILVTYAAKGSVRRAMQAVGFEVERLPGPPGKREMLRATKP, encoded by the coding sequence ATGCAACGGGAAATAATAACTACGGCAGATGGCTCAAAAACCATCCAAATAAAGGATTGGAATGAGCAATACCACTCAAAACATGGTGCTATTCAAGAGGCTTACCATGTTTTTATTAAACACGGATTAAACTTATTCAAAAACCAGGACCTCCATATTTTAGAAATAGGTTTTGGAACCGGGCTGAACGCTTTCATCACTTTTCTGGAAGCTTCCAAATTGGGCCTGAAAATTAATTATAGAGGTATTGAGGCGTACCCTGTATCGCAAGAAGAACTTTCTCTATTGAATTATGTTTCCGAATTAAAAGCACAAGATTATAATGATGCTTTTAAACAGATGCACGAAACGGATTGGGAAAAAAATGTTTCAATTTCAAAAACCTTTGAGCTTCATAAAGAGCAATGTGATTTTAAGCAAGTAAAATATCAACACAGCTACGATTTAGTTTATTTTGATGCATTTGGTGCCCGGGTGCAACCAGAATTGTGGACCGAAGAAGTTTTTGAAATCATGTTCATAGCACTAAAAAAAGGCGGTATTTTGGTTACATATGCAGCCAAGGGAAGTGTTAGAAGGGCCATGCAAGCGGTTGGTTTTGAGGTTGAGAGGTTACCTGGACCTCCCGGAAAACGTGAAATGCTGAGAGCGACGAAACCATAA
- a CDS encoding DUF4920 domain-containing protein, translating to MKGFNILVVLLLLIFSCKGQETKQEVAENPENMGQLVSFGEKILDDGSISNLEMMKKYGEMVVADTVQVKFSGVVKDVCQAKGCWMKVELEGGEEAMVKFKDYGFFMPKDIAGKEVIVNGYAFVEEMSVEDQKHYAEDGGKSAEEIAKITEPKKTFGFEADGVLLKE from the coding sequence ATGAAAGGTTTTAACATTTTAGTTGTGCTATTGTTATTGATTTTTTCATGCAAAGGTCAGGAAACCAAGCAGGAAGTTGCTGAAAACCCAGAGAATATGGGTCAGTTGGTATCGTTTGGGGAGAAAATTTTGGATGATGGTAGTATTTCCAACCTCGAAATGATGAAAAAGTATGGAGAAATGGTAGTTGCCGATACTGTACAAGTTAAATTTAGTGGTGTTGTTAAAGATGTATGCCAGGCGAAGGGTTGTTGGATGAAAGTTGAGTTGGAAGGTGGTGAGGAGGCTATGGTTAAGTTTAAAGATTATGGTTTTTTTATGCCCAAAGACATTGCTGGGAAAGAAGTAATTGTAAACGGTTATGCATTTGTTGAGGAAATGAGTGTTGAGGACCAAAAGCACTACGCCGAAGATGGCGGTAAATCTGCAGAGGAAATTGCCAAAATAACAGAGCCGAAAAAAACTTTTGGTTTTGAAGCAGACGGAGTGCTTTTAAAAGAGTAA
- a CDS encoding branched-chain amino acid aminotransferase → METSTKNLKVQKAKTSKINEVDFDNLAFGSVFTDHMLVCKYKNGAWELPEIKPYQPITLDPSAKIFHYGQSIFEGMKAYKDEKDIVWLFRPLDNCKRLNVSAKRMAIPELPEDYFMDGLVELLNLEKDWIPQSAGSSLYIRPFIFASGNGFHASPADEYTFIIACAPSGAYFSGKVKVLIEEKYSRSANGGVGYAKAGGNYAGQFYPTQLAVEKGYNQVIWTDDNTHEYIEEAGAMNIFVRINDTLITGPTSDRILDGITRKSILKIAKDEGIPFQVRKITVIEVVEAAKDGSLKEMFGAGTAAVISPISTFGYRDTDYDLPEMPEGYATRLKKRITDIQYNRSEDKFGWRYKV, encoded by the coding sequence ATGGAGACGAGTACAAAAAATTTAAAAGTTCAAAAGGCCAAAACCTCCAAAATAAATGAAGTAGATTTTGATAACTTGGCTTTTGGAAGTGTTTTTACAGATCACATGTTGGTCTGCAAATACAAAAATGGCGCTTGGGAACTACCCGAGATTAAACCTTATCAACCCATTACCTTGGATCCTTCGGCAAAAATATTTCATTACGGACAATCTATTTTTGAAGGAATGAAGGCTTATAAGGACGAAAAGGACATTGTTTGGCTTTTTCGCCCTTTGGATAATTGCAAGAGATTGAACGTTTCTGCGAAACGAATGGCTATTCCTGAATTACCTGAAGACTATTTCATGGACGGTCTGGTTGAACTTTTGAACTTGGAAAAAGATTGGATTCCGCAGAGTGCTGGAAGTTCATTATATATTAGACCATTTATTTTTGCTTCAGGAAATGGGTTTCATGCATCCCCAGCAGATGAATACACTTTTATAATTGCTTGTGCACCATCGGGAGCCTATTTTTCTGGAAAGGTCAAAGTATTGATTGAAGAAAAATATTCAAGATCCGCCAATGGCGGCGTAGGGTATGCCAAAGCCGGTGGTAATTATGCAGGACAGTTTTACCCAACACAACTGGCAGTTGAAAAAGGATACAACCAAGTCATTTGGACTGATGACAACACCCATGAATATATAGAGGAAGCAGGTGCGATGAATATATTCGTAAGAATAAATGACACATTGATCACCGGGCCGACAAGTGATAGAATACTTGATGGCATCACCCGAAAGAGTATTTTGAAAATAGCCAAGGACGAAGGTATTCCTTTTCAAGTTCGTAAAATAACAGTAATAGAGGTTGTAGAAGCTGCAAAAGACGGATCATTGAAAGAAATGTTCGGTGCAGGAACCGCTGCTGTGATCTCACCAATAAGTACATTTGGTTATAGGGATACGGATTATGACTTACCAGAAATGCCGGAAGGATATGCAACTAGACTTAAGAAAAGAATAACGGATATTCAATACAACCGAAGTGAAGATAAATTTGGTTGGCGATACAAAGTGTAA
- a CDS encoding nucleoside triphosphate pyrophosphohydrolase family protein, which produces MKHKISAVELFHNSFGLGVSETMRANLGKEKNLLRYNLMDEENKEYFEAANENDLVEVADALGDMLYILCGTILEHGMQYKIEEVFEEIQRSNMSKLGADGKPIYREDGKVLKGPNYFKPNIESILDK; this is translated from the coding sequence ATGAAGCATAAAATAAGCGCGGTTGAATTATTTCACAATTCATTCGGATTGGGAGTGTCAGAGACAATGAGGGCCAACTTGGGCAAAGAGAAAAATTTGTTGAGATACAACCTAATGGATGAAGAGAACAAAGAATATTTTGAGGCAGCCAATGAAAATGATTTAGTTGAGGTGGCCGATGCGCTAGGAGATATGCTTTACATATTGTGCGGTACTATTCTAGAACATGGTATGCAGTATAAGATTGAGGAAGTCTTTGAGGAAATTCAGCGTAGTAACATGAGTAAATTGGGTGCTGATGGCAAGCCAATTTATAGAGAAGATGGGAAAGTTCTAAAAGGCCCCAATTATTTTAAACCGAATATTGAGAGTATACTGGATAAATAA
- the crcB gene encoding fluoride efflux transporter CrcB, with amino-acid sequence MKQLLLVFLGGGLGSLLRYVVSKTFNNYFQHFYLGTFLVNVIGCLIIGIVLGLSFKNNILSQNQTLLLTTGFCGGFTTFSTFALENQSLLKTGEILHFSVYTLSSIAVGIAAVLIGLWVSKFFLT; translated from the coding sequence ATGAAACAATTATTACTTGTGTTTTTAGGTGGTGGTTTGGGCAGTTTGCTCAGGTACGTTGTTTCCAAAACATTCAATAATTATTTTCAGCACTTTTATCTGGGCACTTTTTTGGTCAATGTTATAGGGTGTCTAATAATAGGTATAGTTTTAGGATTATCATTTAAGAACAATATCCTTTCCCAAAATCAAACATTATTATTAACCACAGGTTTTTGTGGTGGTTTCACAACTTTTTCAACTTTCGCACTTGAAAATCAATCCTTATTAAAAACAGGCGAAATTCTTCACTTCTCTGTTTATACCCTTTCAAGTATTGCCGTTGGAATTGCTGCAGTGCTTATCGGTTTATGGGTTTCCAAGTTTTTTTTGACCTAG
- a CDS encoding P-II family nitrogen regulator, which yields MKQIEAIIRKSKFDDVKKALHQIEVNFFSYWDVTGVGNEKQGHVYRGISYSTSDIQRRYLSIVVSDEFLERTVETILESAYTGNVGDGKVFVSEILEAYRIRTKENGKTGIN from the coding sequence ATGAAGCAAATCGAAGCAATTATTAGAAAATCAAAATTTGATGATGTCAAAAAAGCATTGCATCAGATTGAGGTCAATTTTTTTAGCTACTGGGACGTCACCGGTGTTGGCAATGAGAAACAAGGACATGTCTATAGAGGCATTTCCTATAGTACAAGCGATATACAAAGAAGATATTTATCGATTGTGGTTTCTGATGAATTCTTAGAAAGAACGGTAGAAACAATACTGGAATCTGCGTACACTGGCAATGTAGGTGATGGCAAAGTATTTGTTTCAGAAATACTGGAAGCCTACAGAATACGAACAAAAGAAAACGGCAAAACCGGAATAAACTAA
- a CDS encoding ammonium transporter: MDAGLFTANNVWMMVCTALVFFMHTGFAFLEIGLTREKNTINILFKNVFIICVGLLLYYIGGFNLMYPGDFNGFLGFGGFGLPIGEDGLTPEYADGGYTYWTDFLFQGMFAATAATIVSGAVAERVKLGAFMIFVLFYVGLVYPIVGSWQWGGGFLSTLGGDDAGFYDFAGSTLVHSVGGWGALIAIMLLGARVGKFGEDGKAKAIPGHNIPLAAAGVLILWLGWFGFNGGSVLSADPALTSLVLVTTSLAAAAGGVSAFATSTILHKNFDLTMFLNGILGGLVGITAGADLMSPLEAIAIGLIAGVIIVLGVSFIDKLKLDDPVGAVTVHLICGIWGTLAVGVFGDKAGLDQLFYQLVGVGAAAVFCCLTAFVIIFTLKKTMGIRVSREEEIEGLDIHEHGMDAYPDFRMNQH, translated from the coding sequence ATGGACGCAGGATTATTTACAGCAAATAATGTTTGGATGATGGTTTGTACCGCTCTCGTTTTCTTTATGCACACAGGATTTGCATTTTTAGAGATTGGACTTACCAGAGAAAAGAACACAATTAATATACTTTTTAAAAATGTCTTTATTATATGCGTGGGACTATTACTCTATTATATTGGAGGTTTTAACTTAATGTACCCTGGAGATTTTAATGGATTTCTTGGGTTTGGAGGATTTGGATTGCCAATCGGCGAAGACGGACTCACGCCAGAATATGCTGACGGGGGTTATACATATTGGACAGATTTTCTTTTTCAAGGAATGTTCGCAGCCACTGCTGCAACTATTGTTTCAGGAGCAGTCGCCGAGCGAGTAAAACTAGGAGCCTTTATGATATTTGTTCTTTTCTATGTAGGCCTCGTATACCCTATCGTAGGGTCTTGGCAATGGGGAGGAGGATTCCTTTCCACACTAGGGGGCGATGATGCCGGTTTTTATGATTTCGCAGGATCCACCTTAGTACATTCTGTTGGCGGATGGGGAGCATTGATTGCAATTATGCTATTAGGCGCAAGAGTTGGCAAATTCGGTGAAGACGGAAAGGCAAAAGCGATACCAGGTCACAACATTCCGCTTGCCGCCGCCGGTGTTTTGATTCTTTGGTTAGGTTGGTTTGGTTTTAACGGAGGATCTGTATTATCAGCAGATCCTGCATTAACATCTTTGGTACTGGTAACGACAAGTTTAGCGGCAGCTGCTGGAGGTGTTTCAGCGTTTGCAACCTCAACAATTTTGCACAAGAATTTTGATTTAACAATGTTTCTAAATGGTATTTTAGGAGGACTGGTTGGTATTACGGCTGGTGCCGATTTAATGTCCCCGCTTGAAGCAATTGCAATTGGTTTGATTGCTGGTGTTATTATTGTTTTAGGTGTATCATTCATAGATAAACTGAAATTGGATGATCCTGTCGGCGCAGTTACAGTGCATCTTATATGTGGTATTTGGGGAACTTTGGCAGTAGGTGTTTTTGGAGACAAAGCAGGATTAGATCAATTGTTCTACCAACTTGTTGGTGTAGGCGCTGCTGCGGTTTTCTGTTGTCTAACAGCATTCGTCATCATCTTTACCCTTAAGAAAACCATGGGAATACGAGTCTCGAGAGAAGAAGAAATCGAAGGATTGGATATTCATGAACATGGTATGGATGCGTATCCCGATTTTAGGATGAATCAACATTAA
- a CDS encoding outer membrane beta-barrel protein → MKIITNTNFVKKIFLLAILLISIVSNAQEEEEIKKVSISGSVDAYYQTNLSASDSEPQSFGTSFANELGFAMGMANIIASYEGEKTGAVADVTFGPRGESATGGYNLNQLYAYWNVSEGTTLTMGRFNTFLGYEVISPIGNFNYSTSYLFSNGPFSHVGAKADFTLGEGTSLMLAVMNVTDTNNNLTGVYSLGAQFGFSGQYLNLYYDGGEVLGFEVDYTGGFDLSDDFFLGINAAYADNEGEGFSGIALYPQLATSDDFSLGLRGEYFAVRSDLISDDPSVFAATLTGSYTVDNLIIKPEIRLDSWGNDVEPYLDADGATSKSLSTFLIAAIYSF, encoded by the coding sequence ATGAAAATAATTACAAATACAAATTTCGTAAAAAAAATTTTTCTTTTAGCAATCTTATTGATATCAATAGTATCTAATGCCCAAGAGGAAGAAGAAATTAAAAAAGTTTCGATAAGTGGTAGCGTAGATGCTTATTACCAAACCAACTTGAGTGCTTCGGACAGTGAACCTCAGTCTTTTGGGACTTCCTTTGCCAATGAACTGGGTTTCGCCATGGGAATGGCTAATATTATAGCCTCGTATGAAGGCGAAAAAACCGGCGCAGTTGCCGATGTGACTTTTGGACCAAGGGGTGAATCTGCCACAGGAGGCTATAACCTTAACCAACTATATGCCTATTGGAATGTATCAGAAGGAACAACTTTAACAATGGGCAGGTTTAATACTTTCTTAGGCTACGAGGTTATTTCTCCTATTGGAAATTTTAACTACAGTACTTCCTATTTATTCTCAAATGGTCCCTTTTCACATGTTGGGGCAAAGGCTGATTTCACATTGGGAGAGGGCACTAGTTTAATGCTTGCAGTAATGAATGTTACAGACACTAATAATAACCTTACTGGAGTTTACTCATTGGGAGCTCAATTTGGTTTTTCAGGACAATATTTGAATCTCTACTATGATGGCGGCGAAGTGTTGGGCTTTGAAGTAGATTATACTGGTGGTTTTGATTTATCGGATGATTTCTTTTTAGGAATCAACGCTGCATACGCAGATAACGAAGGTGAAGGCTTTTCAGGTATTGCATTATATCCGCAACTCGCAACCTCTGATGATTTTTCATTGGGGCTTAGGGGTGAATACTTTGCGGTACGTTCAGATTTAATTAGCGATGACCCAAGTGTATTTGCAGCAACCCTGACCGGTAGTTATACCGTTGACAATTTGATTATTAAGCCAGAAATCAGGTTAGACAGCTGGGGTAACGATGTTGAGCCTTATTTAGATGCTGATGGCGCCACCTCTAAAAGCCTTTCAACATTCTTGATTGCGGCCATTTACTCTTTCTAA
- a CDS encoding DUF1684 domain-containing protein, with the protein MKYLVFGLFMLSVFFSCKDGKKYHDEKQNEKEFVKVDALNEILNFQSNLNEEFKNPDTSPLADRFRKDFETLDFYEPDTTYIVRAKFVLTPEALPFLMPTTTDRKSEEVVYGIAHFKLNGIEHKLEVYQNKKLMLEDEYRDYLFLPFLDGTNGDETYPGGRYIDLSIPSDDTIVIDFNKAYNPYCAYNKKYSCPIVPGVNSLNTEVRAGVKDFKYGKE; encoded by the coding sequence ATGAAGTATTTGGTTTTTGGGTTATTCATGCTATCAGTATTTTTTAGTTGTAAGGATGGTAAAAAGTATCATGATGAAAAACAAAACGAAAAAGAGTTTGTAAAGGTTGATGCTCTGAATGAAATTTTAAATTTTCAATCTAACTTAAATGAAGAGTTTAAGAACCCAGACACTTCGCCTTTGGCTGATAGATTTCGCAAAGATTTTGAAACCCTTGATTTTTATGAACCGGATACAACTTATATAGTACGGGCCAAATTTGTTTTGACTCCTGAGGCTTTACCTTTTTTAATGCCAACGACAACGGATCGCAAGTCTGAAGAAGTGGTTTATGGCATTGCTCATTTTAAGCTAAATGGAATAGAGCATAAATTAGAAGTTTATCAAAACAAGAAATTAATGCTTGAGGACGAGTATAGAGATTATCTTTTTCTGCCTTTTCTTGATGGTACCAATGGCGATGAAACCTATCCTGGTGGAAGATATATAGATCTTTCAATACCCTCGGATGATACAATAGTTATAGACTTTAACAAAGCTTATAACCCCTATTGTGCTTATAACAAAAAATATTCCTGTCCTATTGTGCCTGGTGTAAACTCATTAAATACCGAGGTGAGGGCGGGAGTAAAGGACTTTAAGTATGGTAAAGAATAA